From Phocoena sinus isolate mPhoSin1 chromosome 16, mPhoSin1.pri, whole genome shotgun sequence:
CTGCTAGAAAATATTAACCCTGAAGAAAATGACATGACATTACAGGAATTACTGAACAGAATAAACAGTGCAGACACAGGGATAGCTATTCAGAAGAATGGAGCTATAACTGTGGATAGAATCTACAAGACCAAGGAATGTAAAAAGAGAATAACTGCAGAAGAAATGAATGCAGTGATTGAAGAACGGGATGCTGCTTTGTCTCAGGTGgaaatttttctccctttggaaCTAATAAGACCTCTGGATTAGCAGAATCTCAGTTTGCAGAGATGGGAAGCAAAAACCTTGCTATTGGACCACTACGGGTAATAATGAATGAAGCCACTCCCATTTCAATCCCTTGATTCCTGGACCCGTGAATATTGGCTGTGGATGAAAAAGTACCATATATTGGATTCTGGTTTAGAGCATATACACTGTCATGGAGAACCTTGTCCTAGCCCCACCAGGTATTGCCACATATCGGGCACTATAATCAAGTCTTCAAAAATCCATTCCACTGTTTTATCAAGCTAGCTGTGTCAGGATGATGCAGAACTTGGTAAGATCAGTGTTCATGAGCACGAGCCCATTGCCACACTCCATGTGCTATGAAGTGAGTTCCTTGATCAAAACAATGCTGTGTGGAATCTCATGGTGATATGTAAGGCATTCTATAAGTCCATGGATGGCTGTTTTTGCATAAGCATTGCATTCAGGGAAGCAAGTCCATATCCAGACAAAGTGTTTATTCCAGTAGGAAGAGTAAAGAGCAGTTTTAGTAAGAAGGTAGGAGAATGAAAATTTGTGATCCAAGAGCAGAGTTTCAGAGTTAAGGATTAAAGAGGACTAAGGACAAGATATATGGCTAGGGTTATTGTTTGAAGGTATATTTTATTGGAATAAATGAGTCAAGAAATTGTGAGGCTAGAGTGTTGTATGGGTGATTCTTGCTTTTGTCTAAAATATTggcaagaaaaatttttaatgtgggAAAGTAACCTTTGTTGTCAAATCACAGTGGTACAGATGAGAAGGAAGTCATCCAaatcagtgcttttcaaactgtcTGTGGTGAAAACCGGTTTAAAAAAACGTTGTTCCAATGTGTTATGGGCCACTACTTTTATAACGTATAATAAAAaagacttattaaaaaaaataaaaaataaatgtgagagaagggaaaagacaCCACACAAAGTGGTCagggaaactcaggatgtgagaCGTTCTATAGGACAAAAGACTGGGTTTCTTCACCAAGTAGCATGGGAGGTGGAGGGACTGTTATAGATTAAAAGAATTTAAGAGGCCCAAGCACAAGCAATGTATAGCTCGtttgttttgttataaatttattttatttatttatttatttttggctgcgttgggtcttcgttgttgcacacgggcttcctctagttgcggtgagcgggggggcaactcttcgttgcagtgcgcgggcttctcactgcggtggcttctcattgcggtggcttctcttggtgcgcgggctctagtagttgtggctcacgggctctagagcgcagtagttgtggcgcacgggctgagttgctctgtggcatgtgggatcttcccagaccagggattgaaccgtgtcccctgcattggcaggtggattcttaaccactgtgccaccagggaagcccctatagctCTTGTTTGAATCCTGACTCAAGCTAGCAATACAAAGAAATTTTTGAAACAACTGGGGAAATTTAAATGTGGAATGagtattagatgatattaaggaattactgCTACTTTCCATAGGTGTAATAATGACAATACgattatataaaaaagaaaggccatttgttagaaatgcatactgctgtataaatgaaataagattgacaaaatgttaactattatggCAGCTGGGtactatttattgttttttctactttgtatatatttgaaatttttcatcataaaaaattaaaatgaaagggccggtcaactaaaaagaaaaaataggaataagaaaaatatccTACCATCCTGGGAAGACTTGTTTACAGAACCAAAGGACTATCTGGTAAAAGTCCTTGACTCTAGCAATCAATCCTGGCAGCAAATCTGGGTTTATCTCATGCACACGTCCTCTGTTTCTCTGCAACACATATGAAGCAGTCAGATGGCTTCTCAGGGAC
This genomic window contains:
- the LOC116741765 gene encoding mirror-image polydactyly gene 1 protein-like, with the protein product MSRLQLANEERDEATARAKHMEMSLKLLENINPEENDMTLQELLNRINSADTGIAIQKNGAITVDRIYKTKECKKRITAEEMNAVIEERDAALSQVEIFLPLELIRPLD